The Synergistota bacterium genomic sequence TAGTAAGGTACAGAAAAAGCAACCTTTTTGGCTCTTTCCGCCGTTGCAGACATTCCAGCAGCAATAATATCTATTTTCCCAGCTAAGAGTGCCGGAATTAGCGAATCGAAAGGCATATCAACCCATTCTAACTTTTTCCCTATCTTTTTAGCGATCGCTTCCATAAGATCAATATCAAAACCAACAAGATTATTATTCTTGTCTCTAAATTCAAAAGGAGGATAAGTGCTTTCGGTTCCCACTTTTAGGACGTCTTTTTTCATCGCATCTCCAAAAACCATACCAATTCCCGCAAAACTAAGCGAAAGAACAATTAATACTAACAGCACGTAACGTTTCATCTTGCCTACCTCCTTTGAGATTTATTTTTTCTAACAAATTATAACACACAGGAACGAGCCTCGTGATATAATTTTAAAAAAGCTTAACTTAAAGGAGGTTGATGATGTTTGAAAAGATCGTTGATACTTGCGACTTTCCTATCATTCCTTCTAATAATTTTAAACACAGTTTGGGCTCAAAGCGGAGCTCAAAATATTAACTCACTAGCAGACGAGGTGAAGCAACTTTTTTCGAAAGGAGACTATAAAAATGCTCTGCTAAAAGCGAGAGAACTCTACCTCAGTATATGGAATAAGTCCCCCCTATTCTACTCTAAAGCAATACTTGTGGAAAACGAACCTGAAGGTGTAGGAATGTATATAGAGAAAAAGGATAATAAGTTTGCTGAAGGAGATCCAATATATATTTATGTTGAACCTATGGGATATACAGTGAATAAAAAGGGAGAAACTTACTCCTTTGGACTTATAGCCGATTTTGCTATACTAGACAACGAAGGAAATCACCTTTATGAAAAGAAAAACTTTGGAACCTGGAGCATGGAATCCAAAGACTTCAACACAGAATTTTTCCTATTCTTAAGATATTCCTTTACAGGTATAAAACCTGGGAAATATAGGATTATAACAACACTAAGAGATATAAACGATCCTAACAAAAAGCTTGACATAGATACACCTATAGAAATTGTTCCGAAGCAATAAACTAAATTTTCCTTTAAAAGCTATATACAAACACTCCCTCCTTAAGATTTACTTAACTTCAGTTACTCCTATATCCAAGCCCTTATAAGGTAGCTTAATTCTGCTTAAAAATCACTATCTTGCTGTTTTTCTACATTTGCTTCTGTTAATAGAATAGAAAACCTCTCAAAGGAGCACACCCTTTAATCCCTACAGGGGAAATAGAATCTCTTACGATCTAGTAATAGTCGTTTTTATCTCTAATGAACTTTTAACCGAGATATTTGTAGAGTAAGGCTAAAGGCTTGCCACATTATGAATAGTTAGACAAACTCTGAACTTATGCAAAAAACTTTTTTCTCTCACTCAATATTTCTTCTAAAAAAGAAGCCACACCATCATCCGCATTGGAAGGAATTATGAGATCTGCCTCCTTTTTAACCTCCTCAGGAGCATTTTCCATAGCTACTCCCAAACCAGCTTTTCTTATAGCATCTATATCATTAAGGTTATCCCCAACAAAAACGATTCTATCCAAGGGTATTTCATAAAATTTAGAAAAGAAATAAAGAGAAACTTCCTTTGAGCACTCAGGACCATAAATTTCAAGAAAAACCTCATCATCAACTTTAGAGTTCATTACAAAGCTTAACCCCTTTCCGCAAGATTCACTAATGAACATTTCAACCTTCTCAACTTTTCCAACAACCACAAGCTCATTGAAAGAAAGGGACATCTTAAAAGCTTCCACAATATCATTAAGCAAAATTGCATTGAAAACAGATTTTTCAAAATAAGAAGAAAACTTAGAATCATGAGGAAAAATTTTTTCCATCACTATATAAGGAGAAGTAAAAGAAGGGATAAAAAGCATAGAAAACAAACCTAAGTCTTTTGCAAGACAAACAGCTTCGACCAGTTTACTCCTGGGAAAGTTCACAAGCCTATAAACCTCCATAGGGTCAAAAGAAACCATCAAAGCGCTATTTTGAAAGGAAACGAGTCCTCCAATATTAAGTGCCTCTATATAAGGTTTAGCTGAAGGAAAAGTTCTTCCCGTAGATATAGTAATATTAAGTCCACAAGCACAAGCTCTCTCTATAGCTTTAATAACCCTCGAAGTTAAAATCTTCTGAGGGCTCAAAAGAGTCCCATCCAAATCAAAAACTATTAGCTTGTACTTCATTCCACTCTTCCTACTTCCCAGAAAAATACCTCTAACCCTTCTTCCCTAACCTGTTCTCTTTTCCTCATATCTTTAAGGGCCTCTAAGAGAAGTTTTTCCTTTTCACCTTCAGCTACCACCAAAAAGGCTTCATTTAATGCAGGCCATATGGGAGTTCCAAGATGAAAACCTGTATCTCCTTTTCCTTTTACCAAGCTCCATTGAGTATAGCCATCCACCTTTAGCCTTTCCAAGAGAATTTTAATGTCTTCCTCTAAAGTTGAATTCCCCACAATAAGAAAAGCTTTCAATTTAATCACCCCATATCAAAGATGTTATAATAATAGACATGAAAAGACCTGTAAAGCTAACTTTAATTATAACACTTTTCGTATTATTAAACCTTATTACCACCCCTATACACTCTAAACCTATTCCGTGGAATAAATTCGTTAGAGAATTATCTGTTATTTCCAATCTTCACACCAACTTAGCCTTAACAAAATCAGCCCTAAAAGACTTCAAAAACAATCCCATAACAAGAGCTGAAGCCTTACTCCTAACTATAGAAGCTCTAGGACTAAGCTTCGAAGCTAACCTTCTTCAAGAAGTTGATCTTAACGAACTTGATGAGCTTCATCCTTCCCTAAGAGGAGCTGTCAATTTATCAATATTAATGAAACCTCCATTGATAGGTCCAACGAAAGTCCCATCCATTAAATGGCTTAAAGGAAACCTTGATGAGAAAGAAGCTAAATCTTTGATTGAAAGAGCCTTACACTTAAAAAATACAGGGGGGAAGGTTTCCTTTAAGAAAAAAATAGACAAAGACCTTGAGCTCTATTGGGAAAGAAGCTTGAATCCTAACCTCTACATATCTTATCTGAAGTTTAATCCCCAATCTGATAGTTTAAAATTAGGAATCGAGTTAGCAGGAAGCCAAGTACAAAATAAGGAAAGACTTAGCGACATATGCAGAAGAATGAATGCTATAGCTGGGATAAATGGTGGTTTCTTCAAATCCGATGGAGAACCAGTAGGAGCACTTATGATTGATGGGGTCTTAATAAGCGAACCTCTACCTAACAGAGGTTGTTTTGGGTGGAGTAATAAAGGTAAATTCATATTCGGAAAGGTTAGTTGGGAAGGAAGCATAAGAAGCCAGAATGGCCTTACAATAACTATAGATGGTCTAAACAGAAAGCCTAATAAAGATGAAGAACTTATAGTTTATACCCCTTTCTACGGAGAAATATTAGATCTTGGGAAAGAAAGCACTATAGCCACAATTAGAGGAGAAAGAGTATACGAAGTGAAAAGGAGCCAAATAGAAGTTATTCCTAAAGATGGCTTCATTATAGTAGGCTATGGAGAAAGAGGTAACATCCTTTATCAACTTCAAATAGGTGAAAAGGTTTCTGTAAAGGCTTACCTAATTCCAGAAAAGAAAAGCCCTATATGGAGAGAAGTTAGTTTTCTCATCCAAGGCGGCCCCACTCTAATTGAAAATGGAGAAATTGTAAACGATGATGAAGGTTTTAATCACAACCTTATAAACAAAAAGCACCCGAGAACTATAATAGGAGAAACAAGGAGTGGACATATAATACTCATGGTTATAGATGGAAGAAATCCCATTAGAAGTGAAGGATTAACTATAGAAGAGCTTAAGATCATGCTAAAGAATTTAGGTCTTAAAAATGCCCTTAACCTAGATGGAGGGGGATCAACCACCTTGTACTTACAAGGGAAGCTTTATAATACCCCTTCAGATGGAAAAGAAAGAGAAATAAGTTATGCTTTACTTATTTTAAATAAAAAGAAAGGTGAAAAATTATGAAAAGGTTTATATGTATTCACGGCCATTTCTATCAGCCACCAAGGGAAAACCCTTACTTTGAGGAAATTTTTAGGCAGAAAGAAACATCCCCTTTTCACGACTGGAATGAAAAGATATATTATGAAAGCTATTTACCAAACTCTGCATCAAGAGTTCTGGATGAAACCGGTAGAATACTTGAAATACTGAATAATTACAATCATCTGAGTTTTAATTTTGGACCTACACTTATATCTTGGCTTAAGAAAAATTATCCTGAATTTATAACCCTCTTAAGAGAATCAGACCTGTACAATATTAAACACTTTGGTTTTGGAAATGCAATAGCCCAGCCTTATAGTCACATAATAATGCCCCTTGCAAAAGAAATAGATATAAGAATTCAAACGGTTTGGGGAATAAAATCTTTTGAAAACACCTTTTACAGAAAACCAAGTGGAATGTGGTTACCAGAAACAGCTGTAGACCTTAAAACCTTAAGGATCTTGCATAATGAAGGTATAAAATTTGTCATTCTTGGAGCCCATCAATGTGAAAAAGTGAAACCTCTTGACGGGCAATGGATAAATGTAAACGAATGGTCTTTAAACATAAATAGGCCTTATAAGGTTTTTCTCGAAAAAGATCAATATATATGGGTATTTTTCTTTCACAGACCTCTATCAGGAGAGCTATCTTTTGGGAGTATGCTCAGAAATGGGGATCTTATGGGAGAAAAACTGATTCAAGAAAGCCTAAAAACAGAAACTCTTCCAAGTATTTTACTACTAGCTTGCGATGGAGAAACTTTCGGACACCACCACAAATTTGGCGAAATGGCACTCTCAAGAGCCATCAAGAAAATCAAAGAGAGTAACGTAGCTGAAATTGCTCCTTTAGAGTATATACTCAGACTCTTTGAGAATCTCCCGGCCTGGGAAGCAACTATAAGGGAAAACACATCGTGGTCTTGTGCTCATGGGTTAGGAAGATGGCAAGAAGATTGCGGTTGCTCTACTGGTGGCGAACCTAACTGGCATCAAAAGTGGAGAGCTCCGCTAAGGGAAGCTATAAACTTCCTTGTAGATAAAAGCGATGAGCTTTTTGAGGACTTATCAGAAAAACTCTTTAAAGATCCACTAAAAACTTTAGAAGAATACATAAACCTTGTTGAAGGTAAAATAAGTCAGGAAAGTTTCTTAAAAGAGTATTTTAAAAATCCTGAAAAAAACGCACTCCTAGGTCTTAAGCTTCTTGAACTTCAAAGAATGAAGATGTTCGCTCAAACATCCTGTGGATGGTTTTTTAGTGATATTTCAGGCACAGAAACAGTTCAAATATTAACTTACGCTTCAAGATGTATTTTTCTATACAAGGAGATCAGCGGAATAGATATAGAGTCCAGTTTCAAAGAAATTTTAAAAAGGGCTATAGGAAATAGACCCAAATTTCACAATGGAGAGGTCGTATACGAAAAACTCGTTATGCCATGGATATATGACAAGGAAAAGCTCCTCGCAAGCGCCGGTTTTCTTTCAAGAATAAGAGGGAAAAATTTCAATATGGGAACTCTTAATGTAAACGCTCAAGTGTTCTTCTTTCCAAACATAGGAGAAACCTCAATAACCTCAGGCGAAGTACAGGTAAAGGATTTAAGAACCAGCGAAAAAAGTAAATCTTTCTTTATAGGACTTAAATTTAAAGATTTACATCAACTAATATTTCTCTTAGATTTAGATCCAGATAGAATTAAAAGTATCAATGAAAAACTAATACAACTTAGCATATCCTCACACCATAAAGAAGAGATCCTTGAGTTAGTAAAGAGCCTCAAGCCTTATGCAACTTACGATTTAAGAATACTTCCTACTGACTATAGAGAGGAAATTTTAAACTCCGATATAGCTAAGCTAAAGGAGAGGTTAATAGATATAGCAGAAAGGATATATAAAGAAAACAGAGAGATCATAGCAACTTTAAGGGATATGGAAGTAGAAATTCCCCCATTAATAAAGGAATCTATAAATATCTTTTTTGAAAATTTAATTCGAAATAACTTTCAAAACCATGACCAGCCCCTATGGACCCACGGTTATACAAACATGCTTTTCTCTATAATAGAAGAAGCCTCTTCTTTAGGAACTACAATAAAATTAGAAGCCTTAGCTCCTAACTTAGAAAATAGGTTTAAAGAGCTTTTCAAACTCTATATTGACACCAAAGAAGAAAGATACTTAGAAGAAATAGAGAATATAATAAATATTTTCTGGAATCTTAAACTCTACTTAAACATTTGGAGGATGCAAAATGACACTTTTAATGCGTTAAAGACCCTTGATAAAGAAAAAATGAGTAAAAGATTAAGGGAAACTCTAATTAAGCTTGGATTTTCAGAAAAGCTAGTAAAAAAGGAGGGATAAAATGTGGACCAAGATCCCAGAAGACCCACATTAGGTAAATCACTCATGGACATATGGGCAAACGATCCCTACTTCAGATCTATAGCCTATTTCTCAATGGAAATAGGACTTGACCCTAAAATACCCACTTATGCTGGAGGCCTAGGTATATTAGCAGGAGACACTTTAAAATCTGCCGCTGACCTTAACATTCCTATGGTTGGAGTAACGCTACTTTACAGAAAAGGTTACTTCAAGCAACAAATAGATAAGGATGGTCTTCAACGTGAGCTTCCAGAAACTTGGCATCCTGAAGAAAGATTACATCTTTTACCAAATGAAGTAAGTGTAACAATAGAAAACAGAACCGTTAGAATAAGAGCCTGGGAATATACTATCATAGGAGCAACAGGATATAGGGTCCCAGTATATTTTTTAGATACTGATTATGAAGCCAATCACCCAGAAGATCGAAAATTATCTTGGTATCTTTATGGAGGCGACCTTCGCTACAGGTTATGTCAAGAGCTAGTTTTAGGTGTGGGTGGTTTGAGAATGTTGAGAGAACTTAGATATAACAACATTAAAACCTTTCATTTAAATGAGGGTCATGCAGGTTTTATTACGCTTGAGCTTTTAAGGGAGCAAGGTTATGAGGATTATAACAAAATAAGAGAAAAAAGCGTTTTCACTACTCACACCCCAGTAGCTGCAGGTCATGACATATTCCCATATGATTTAATAGATAAGGTTATGCAAGCTCCTTTCCCTGATTATCTAAAAAACATGCTTGGCGGAGAAGGAGTAAGTATGTCAGATCTTGCCTTCAAATACAGCAGGTACGTTAACGCCGTAAGCGAAAAACACAGAGAGGTAACTAAAAAAATATTCAACTTAGAAAATGTAGATTACATAACCAATGGGATTCACTCATACACATGGGTTTGCCCAGGAATGAAAAACTTGTTCACAAAACACATAAGAGGTTGGGAAAACGACCCAAGTAGATTAGTTAGAGCTTTCTCCATACCTGATGAAGAATTATGGAAGGCCCATCAAGCAGCAAAGCTCAGGCTATTAGCTCATGTTCTTGAAACAACAGGTGTTGAGCTCGACCCAGACATATTAACTATAGGCGCAGCTCGACGCGCTACAGGTTACAAGAGGTTAGACCTAATATTTAAGGATGTGAAACGACTGGTAGAAATATGTGCGGGAAAGGTCCAATTTATATTTGCAGGTAAAGCTCATCCAAAAGACGAGGAAGGCAAAAAGATAATACAAAAGCTAATAAAGATGGCCTCAGAGCTTTCAGGAGTAGTTAAGATTGTTTTTCTTGAAAACTACAATATGGAGTTAGCTGCCTTACTTACAGCAGGAGTCGACGTATGGTTAAACACTCCCAAAAGACCTCTTGAAGCATGTGGAACAAGCGGAATGAAAGCAGCGGTAAATGGAGTTTTAAACTTCAGCGTTCTCGACGGTTGGTGGATAGAAGGTTGTCGTGAAGGATTTACAGGTTGGGCAATAGGTCCTGCTCCTAATGAAGTAGATTTACTAGGTTATGACGAATCACTAGATGCGGAAAGCTTCTATGAAAAGCTTGAAAAAGAAGTTATTACAACATACTACAGAAAAAGAGATAGGTGGGTTCAGATGATGAAATACTCTATAGCTCTTAACGGATCGTATTTCAACACACACAGAATGTTAAGAGAGTACGTAGAAAGAGCTTATGGAATAAAGAGACTTGTGATGGAGGGATTCGCACAAGTTTAAGGAGGCTTTAAAATGGAGATAGTTTTTGGTGTTCATGCTCATCAACCGGTGGGAAACCCTGATGAAATAATAATGAAAGCTTTTGAAAGATGCTATACACCTTTTTTAGAAACTCTACTAAAGTTTTCAAACATTAAGATAGCCTTTCACATAAGCGGTTATCTTTTAGAATGGGCTTTAGAAAATAGAGCTGATTTCATAGAAATATTAAAAGAACTTGTAAAAACAGGAAATATAGAACTTCTAGGTGGAGGATTCTATGAACCTATAGTTTCTTCCATTCCAAGAGAAGATGCCATAGAACAAATAAAGCTCTTTTCAAACTTTTTAGAAGAAGTTTTTGGCAAAAGACCAAGAGGAGCGTGGCTTACAGAACGTGTTTGGGAACCATGCATCCCAGCGCTATTTAAAGAAGCTGGTATAGATTACACCTTTGTAGATGATTATCACTTCCTTTGTATGGGATTCAAAGAGGAGGAACTTAATGGTTACTATTGTACAGAGTATAACGGGCAAAAGTTATTTCTATTCCCAACGA encodes the following:
- a CDS encoding DUF3536 domain-containing protein, whose product is MKRFICIHGHFYQPPRENPYFEEIFRQKETSPFHDWNEKIYYESYLPNSASRVLDETGRILEILNNYNHLSFNFGPTLISWLKKNYPEFITLLRESDLYNIKHFGFGNAIAQPYSHIIMPLAKEIDIRIQTVWGIKSFENTFYRKPSGMWLPETAVDLKTLRILHNEGIKFVILGAHQCEKVKPLDGQWINVNEWSLNINRPYKVFLEKDQYIWVFFFHRPLSGELSFGSMLRNGDLMGEKLIQESLKTETLPSILLLACDGETFGHHHKFGEMALSRAIKKIKESNVAEIAPLEYILRLFENLPAWEATIRENTSWSCAHGLGRWQEDCGCSTGGEPNWHQKWRAPLREAINFLVDKSDELFEDLSEKLFKDPLKTLEEYINLVEGKISQESFLKEYFKNPEKNALLGLKLLELQRMKMFAQTSCGWFFSDISGTETVQILTYASRCIFLYKEISGIDIESSFKEILKRAIGNRPKFHNGEVVYEKLVMPWIYDKEKLLASAGFLSRIRGKNFNMGTLNVNAQVFFFPNIGETSITSGEVQVKDLRTSEKSKSFFIGLKFKDLHQLIFLLDLDPDRIKSINEKLIQLSISSHHKEEILELVKSLKPYATYDLRILPTDYREEILNSDIAKLKERLIDIAERIYKENREIIATLRDMEVEIPPLIKESINIFFENLIRNNFQNHDQPLWTHGYTNMLFSIIEEASSLGTTIKLEALAPNLENRFKELFKLYIDTKEERYLEEIENIINIFWNLKLYLNIWRMQNDTFNALKTLDKEKMSKRLRETLIKLGFSEKLVKKEG
- a CDS encoding Cof-type HAD-IIB family hydrolase — protein: MKYKLIVFDLDGTLLSPQKILTSRVIKAIERACACGLNITISTGRTFPSAKPYIEALNIGGLVSFQNSALMVSFDPMEVYRLVNFPRSKLVEAVCLAKDLGLFSMLFIPSFTSPYIVMEKIFPHDSKFSSYFEKSVFNAILLNDIVEAFKMSLSFNELVVVGKVEKVEMFISESCGKGLSFVMNSKVDDEVFLEIYGPECSKEVSLYFFSKFYEIPLDRIVFVGDNLNDIDAIRKAGLGVAMENAPEEVKKEADLIIPSNADDGVASFLEEILSERKKFFA
- a CDS encoding phosphodiester glycosidase family protein; the encoded protein is MKRPVKLTLIITLFVLLNLITTPIHSKPIPWNKFVRELSVISNLHTNLALTKSALKDFKNNPITRAEALLLTIEALGLSFEANLLQEVDLNELDELHPSLRGAVNLSILMKPPLIGPTKVPSIKWLKGNLDEKEAKSLIERALHLKNTGGKVSFKKKIDKDLELYWERSLNPNLYISYLKFNPQSDSLKLGIELAGSQVQNKERLSDICRRMNAIAGINGGFFKSDGEPVGALMIDGVLISEPLPNRGCFGWSNKGKFIFGKVSWEGSIRSQNGLTITIDGLNRKPNKDEELIVYTPFYGEILDLGKESTIATIRGERVYEVKRSQIEVIPKDGFIIVGYGERGNILYQLQIGEKVSVKAYLIPEKKSPIWREVSFLIQGGPTLIENGEIVNDDEGFNHNLINKKHPRTIIGETRSGHIILMVIDGRNPIRSEGLTIEELKIMLKNLGLKNALNLDGGGSTTLYLQGKLYNTPSDGKEREISYALLILNKKKGEKL
- the glgP gene encoding alpha-glucan family phosphorylase, whose protein sequence is MDIWANDPYFRSIAYFSMEIGLDPKIPTYAGGLGILAGDTLKSAADLNIPMVGVTLLYRKGYFKQQIDKDGLQRELPETWHPEERLHLLPNEVSVTIENRTVRIRAWEYTIIGATGYRVPVYFLDTDYEANHPEDRKLSWYLYGGDLRYRLCQELVLGVGGLRMLRELRYNNIKTFHLNEGHAGFITLELLREQGYEDYNKIREKSVFTTHTPVAAGHDIFPYDLIDKVMQAPFPDYLKNMLGGEGVSMSDLAFKYSRYVNAVSEKHREVTKKIFNLENVDYITNGIHSYTWVCPGMKNLFTKHIRGWENDPSRLVRAFSIPDEELWKAHQAAKLRLLAHVLETTGVELDPDILTIGAARRATGYKRLDLIFKDVKRLVEICAGKVQFIFAGKAHPKDEEGKKIIQKLIKMASELSGVVKIVFLENYNMELAALLTAGVDVWLNTPKRPLEACGTSGMKAAVNGVLNFSVLDGWWIEGCREGFTGWAIGPAPNEVDLLGYDESLDAESFYEKLEKEVITTYYRKRDRWVQMMKYSIALNGSYFNTHRMLREYVERAYGIKRLVMEGFAQV